The sequence below is a genomic window from Acuticoccus sediminis.
GCGGGTCTCTTGGTCGTCGTTGGACACGATCTCATCAACCCCATCTGCGGGAAAGGACGCCTCCAGCACGCGGATGATCTCGGTGTTCATGGAGCGGCCGTTGCGCTCGGCGTAGGCCTTCACGCGGTCGCGGAGGCCGTCCGGAAAGCGAACCACGAACTGGTCTTGCTCGGCACTGGGGCACCTAGGACGGCTCACGACGCGCCTCCCTGCTTCGTCGCCACCATCGCCAAGCGATCGTCCATGCGCGGCGCCAGACCCTCAGACATCAGGCAGGCTGCGATCCGTGGATCACGGTCTGCCGCCGCCAGAAGCACAGTTGCGACCGCGTGCTCCAGCGTCACCATGACGGCCGGCATCTCGGTGACCGGGTCACGCCCACCGATGATCTCCATCGCTGCGCGGAATGCTCGGTTGGAATCCTCCCGGTGCTCCTCGCTCATCGACCCGCCTCCGCCGGCTGGGGAAGCGTGTCCTCGAACCGCTCGTGCTGCGGTCCGTCGAGCTGTATCGCCCCCACGTTCTCGCAGCGCGTCATCGCGATCCGCAGAGCGATGTTGTTGCCGGGGCCGAGCTGGTTCGCGAGCCAGCCGACGCAGTGCGCATCTTCCCCCGGCGGATGTTCGTGGCAGGCCATGTTCCGCAACGGGCCGCCGAACGAGACGGTGCCTGGGGTAGCGATGGTGTGGGCGAGGTCGCGGTGGAGGGACTCCTCGTAGCCGTGCGGGATCTCGCGCGGATCCGTCGAGAGCTTCCAAGGGCACTTCTCGCACTGGCGCAGGCGCTTCAGCTTGAAAGTCATCGGCCCGCCTCCGCCCCGGCAGCCTCGGCGAGTTCCTTCGACCGCCGCGCGCAGAGCTTCCTCGCCTGGTCCTGCGCCCCCGCGGCGTAGATCCGGTCCTTCCAGTCCTGACGGAGTTGCTGGAGCTGCTCGACGGAACGGGCCTCGGCGACTTCCGCCGCGAACTCATCGATCACGCTCGGCTCATCGTCCTGCGGGGACGACGCTGCCCCAGCCGCGCCGTCCCCTTCCAAGGTTGAGGTCGCGCGGTCGTCTACATGGCTCTCCTCCTGCGTTGGCAGGCCATCATCGCTGGCGTGCTGGGGGGCATCCGGCGAGGGACCCTCGTCCATTTTCTCGCCGGTATTCGAGTGGGGCGGCCGCTCCTCGTCGGGAGCAGGCGCCGCCCCGGCGCCACGTTCACGTGACGCCTTTGCAGAGGCCTCGGCAGGGGCGCGGTCGTCCAAGCCCGGGCCGTCCTGCTGTGCCTCTGTGATCTCGCCGGTGTCCGGGTCGACGGTTGGCGTGTCGTCGGCCAACGGGTTCGAGACGATCTTGTGGTTGGAGCGGCGCGGTTCACGCGCGCTGCCGAACATCTCTTCGACCGTGGCCTCGCCGTTCTTCAGCGTGGACAACATGCCGCGGAGAATCGTCACGTGGTCTACGGTGAGGTCTTCCTCGCCGCTGACGCCCATTGCCGCGATCACATCCTCTCCGGATTTCCCGTAGATGGCGAACTTTGAGATCACGAGGCGCCGAGCCTCAGAGAGCGTCGTGATGTCGCCTGCGATGGTGCTCTGCACAGCGTCGTAGGCTTTGCGCCAAAGCGGCTTCGGCACTCCACCGAGGATCGCATTGCGCTTCGCGATGGCGCACGCCGCGTTGCCGGTCATGATGATCATGTCGTCGTTGAAGAGCCGGCCACGCTTGTCGCTGATCCGCCGGCGCACACGTGCAGACGTCGCAGCGTTGGTCTCCAGATCGTGGAAGATGCCTTCGGCTTCGACGTACATCTCGACCTTGTCCACGTGGACGACGCGGGCGGCAGCGCGGCAATTGCCATAGGATTGCTGGAGGATCTCCGCGAACCTGATGGAAGGCCCCTTGATGGGCTTGCCGCCCCGTGGAAGCGCGTAGATGCACTCCTCGGCCGACTCCTCATCCAGGGTGGCCATGCCGCGGATCCGGCTGGCAACCTGCTTGATCGAGCGAGGATAGGTCCGCGCCGTCGCGATCTGCATGTCGACCTCAGCTCGCGTCAGGCCGACGGCGAGGCTTTGCGAGACATCGATCACCATCGTCGCAGGCAGATCGTCGGCCTCGTCCAGAATTTCAGCATGAGTGTTCATGGTGGTCTCCGTCAGGCCGCGCGGTCGCGGTAGAACCAGTTGTCGATCTCGTCGGGTTGAATCTCCGCCAGCGGCTCGTGGGTGACCCACGCGACGTCGGGGCCGAATTCTCGGCGGCAGTCGACGAATGTGCGAAGAGCGAGCGCGATGTCGTTGCGTGCCTGGACGATCTTCGGATTGGCTGGCGAGAAGACCCCACCCCAGGTGTTGGGCGCTCCGGTGCTGGACCAGAAGCACAGCACGAAAGCGAAATCCTCCCGGCTGGCCACCTCGCGCAGCCACGCCGGATCGTGGTCGCCATAGACGGCCCCGTCGGCCACGAACTGGGTGATCTTCTCTCGCGCCTGGAGGTATGACGCCGCTTGGATGTCGTAGCGGTAGGTCTTGATGGCCCTGAGGCAGGACGTCGAGAACGA
It includes:
- a CDS encoding DUF6283 family protein is translated as MTFKLKRLRQCEKCPWKLSTDPREIPHGYEESLHRDLAHTIATPGTVSFGGPLRNMACHEHPPGEDAHCVGWLANQLGPGNNIALRIAMTRCENVGAIQLDGPQHERFEDTLPQPAEAGR